The following are from one region of the Nitrospirae bacterium CG2_30_53_67 genome:
- a CDS encoding carbon-monoxide dehydrogenase catalytic subunit: MSKEISTQDLINMTIDETAKDLLKVAEREGISTAFKRAIEVKPCPIGRDGMCCKHCFMGPCRITPKTPNGVCGADVDTIAARNFGRMVAAGAAAHADHGRDMAFILLAASRGETEGIKIKDVKKLHAVAGHLKIDIQGKTTEKIGEEAALKFLEDFGRQKGDINYIRRAPKKRQELWKQKNLLPRGLDREIVEMMHRTHMGVDQDPKSLLHHTLRTSLTDGWGGAMIATDVSDILYGTPTPVKAKMSVGLLKEDEVNIIVHGHEPSLSEMMVVASQEPEMLTYAKSKGANGINLAGICCTANEVLMRQGIGSAGNFLNQELTILTGAVEAMVVDVQCIMESLADVAKHYHTKLITSSPKAHIPGAIHIEFDEEHAMTVARKVLRTAIDNFPNRKKGAITLPDYVSEAIGGFSHEYIKYMQGGTYRGSFRPLNDAIMDGRIQGVVGIVGCNNPRNVHDSEIVELAKEFISRDILVVTTGCGGIACGKQGMLAPETMAAAGPGLREVCEAIGISPVLHVGSCVDNTRILTIATDMVKEGGLGDDISDLPAVGLCPEWMSEKALAIGCYFVASGVYTIFGVGSPVSGSENVTRMMSEGWEQEVGGRLEFIPDRQKVIEKTIEHITRKRKALGITEYAKGKFGAQKVLMDMTDRRKLEDEQKKAMAGK; the protein is encoded by the coding sequence AAATCAGTACGCAAGATCTGATCAACATGACCATTGACGAGACGGCCAAGGATCTCCTGAAGGTGGCGGAAAGAGAGGGGATCTCCACCGCCTTCAAGCGAGCGATTGAGGTCAAGCCCTGCCCCATCGGCAGGGATGGGATGTGCTGCAAGCACTGCTTCATGGGCCCCTGCCGGATCACGCCCAAAACGCCGAACGGCGTTTGCGGGGCCGATGTGGATACGATCGCAGCCCGGAACTTCGGACGGATGGTCGCCGCGGGCGCGGCAGCCCATGCCGACCACGGGAGAGACATGGCCTTCATCCTCCTCGCCGCTTCCCGGGGAGAGACCGAGGGAATCAAGATCAAGGACGTAAAAAAGCTCCATGCCGTGGCCGGGCATCTGAAGATCGATATCCAGGGAAAGACCACGGAGAAGATCGGTGAGGAAGCGGCGCTGAAGTTCCTCGAAGACTTCGGGCGCCAGAAGGGGGATATCAACTATATCCGGAGGGCGCCGAAGAAAAGGCAGGAACTCTGGAAGCAGAAGAATCTCCTCCCGAGGGGGCTCGACCGTGAGATTGTGGAGATGATGCACCGGACCCACATGGGCGTGGACCAGGACCCCAAGAGCCTGCTCCACCATACGCTTAGGACCTCTCTGACCGACGGCTGGGGCGGGGCCATGATAGCCACGGACGTGTCCGACATCCTGTACGGGACACCCACGCCGGTTAAGGCCAAGATGAGCGTCGGCCTCCTCAAGGAGGACGAGGTGAACATCATCGTGCACGGCCATGAGCCGTCTTTGTCCGAGATGATGGTCGTGGCATCGCAGGAGCCGGAGATGCTCACATACGCCAAGAGCAAAGGGGCCAACGGGATCAACCTGGCAGGCATCTGCTGCACCGCGAACGAGGTGCTCATGCGCCAGGGGATCGGCTCCGCCGGGAACTTCCTGAACCAGGAGCTCACGATCCTCACCGGCGCCGTGGAGGCCATGGTCGTGGATGTGCAGTGCATCATGGAATCCCTGGCAGACGTGGCTAAGCATTATCACACCAAGCTGATCACGAGTTCACCCAAGGCCCATATTCCCGGGGCCATTCATATCGAATTCGACGAGGAGCATGCCATGACCGTGGCCCGCAAGGTCCTGAGGACGGCCATTGATAATTTCCCCAACCGCAAGAAGGGCGCCATCACCCTTCCGGACTACGTGAGCGAGGCCATCGGCGGTTTCTCTCATGAGTATATCAAATATATGCAGGGCGGGACCTACCGGGGTTCGTTCAGACCTTTAAATGACGCCATCATGGACGGACGGATCCAGGGCGTGGTCGGGATCGTGGGATGCAACAACCCGCGCAACGTTCATGACTCCGAAATCGTGGAGCTGGCCAAGGAGTTCATCAGCCGGGATATCCTGGTGGTGACCACGGGGTGCGGCGGGATCGCCTGCGGGAAGCAGGGGATGCTCGCTCCCGAGACCATGGCGGCCGCCGGCCCGGGTCTCAGAGAGGTCTGTGAGGCCATCGGGATCTCTCCGGTCCTCCATGTGGGATCCTGCGTGGACAACACCCGGATTCTCACCATCGCGACCGACATGGTCAAGGAAGGCGGCCTGGGAGACGATATCAGCGATCTTCCCGCGGTCGGTCTCTGTCCGGAATGGATGTCGGAGAAGGCCCTGGCCATCGGCTGTTACTTCGTAGCCTCCGGGGTCTATACGATCTTCGGCGTAGGCTCTCCGGTCTCGGGGAGCGAAAACGTCACCCGGATGATGAGCGAAGGCTGGGAGCAGGAGGTCGGCGGCAGGCTCGAATTTATCCCCGATCGGCAGAAGGTCATCGAGAAGACCATTGAGCACATCACCAGGAAGAGAAAGGCCCTCGGGATCACCGAATATGCGAAAGGGAAGTTCGGGGCGCAGAAGGTCCTGATGGATATGACAGACCGCCGGAAACTCGAAGACGAACAGAAGAAAGCGATGGCAGGCAAATGA
- a CDS encoding NAD(P)H-dependent oxidoreductase subunit E, translated as MPKDKTVVDEGIDLTPVDEIVARFHGVKGALIPVLQEVQGHYGYIPEEAVKLIAEGLRLFASSIYGVMTFYTQFHLKPRGKNIIRVCCGTACHVRGGERVRSKFQEILKVSMGETTDDRLFTLEQVACIGACSLAPSMMVNDEVHGHVTPDEAVKILDQYK; from the coding sequence ATGCCGAAGGACAAGACGGTCGTGGATGAAGGGATTGATCTGACTCCTGTGGACGAAATCGTCGCGCGTTTTCATGGGGTAAAAGGCGCTCTGATCCCTGTGCTCCAGGAGGTTCAAGGTCATTACGGCTACATCCCCGAGGAGGCGGTCAAATTGATCGCAGAGGGGCTGCGCCTCTTTGCAAGCAGTATTTATGGGGTGATGACCTTTTACACCCAGTTTCACCTCAAGCCCCGCGGCAAGAACATTATCCGGGTCTGCTGCGGCACGGCCTGCCACGTCAGGGGCGGAGAGAGGGTGAGAAGCAAGTTCCAGGAGATCCTCAAGGTTTCCATGGGAGAAACCACCGATGACCGTCTCTTCACCCTGGAGCAGGTGGCCTGTATCGGCGCCTGTTCCCTGGCGCCGTCCATGATGGTCAACGATGAGGTGCACGGCCACGTCACCCCCGATGAGGCAGTGAAGATCCTGGATCAGTATAAATAA
- a CDS encoding hydrogenase, with protein MGTCGRAAGALKVYDLLSDLIKRNKVDAEVTQTGCIGMCSQEVLIDVQLQGRTRVLYGNLSPVKDGYRQVIEKIVEDHLMNGRVCKEHAFAQIKPVNGEQPYDGIPFYEDLSFNSAQERIVLRNCGSMDPESIDEYITRDGYRALTRVLKEMTPEGVVDEVKRSGLRGRGGAGFPTGLKWGFAAMAKGDVKYMICNADEGDPGAFMDRSVLEGDPHSVLEGMVIGGYAMGAHTGYIYVRAEYPLAVKRLKIAIAQAEERGFLGRNILGSGFDFEIHIKQGAGAFVCGEETALIASIEGKRGMPRPKPPFPANQGLWGKPTNINNVETLANIAPIILRGGEWYAGFGAEKSKGTKVFALAGKINKPGLIEVPMGTSLRSIIYDIGGGCPQGKKFKAVQTGGPSGGCIPASLIDTSVDYESLVKLGTIMGSGGMVIMDEGTCMVEMARYFLHFTQDESCGKCVPCRIGTKRMLEILERIVNGKGEAGDVDLLKDLGEDIKAASLCGLGRTAPNPVLSTIRYFQDEYEAHIKYKRCPSFVCKEIISSACQHTCPIGTEASVYTALIAHGRFEEAVQIIRKDNPLASVCARVCHHPCELTCKAGEGGGKPIAIRALKRFAMDYARKKKIKAQIPRKELKNQKAAVIGSGPAGLTAGYFLALKGYDVTIFEAKTVVGGMLRIAIPEYRLPKEVFGLDLAFMEDAGVKFKTGAALGKDISIDSLFEEGYKAIFIAIGSHQSMKLGIPGEETQGMIPSLRFLEAANTGRKIEIGKRVVVLGGGNSAVDSARTAHRIKGTEKIALLYRRTRSEMPAYTEEIEAALEEGVEMQFLTAPVKALSRNGKVCGLECVRMKLGELDKSGRARPVPIEGSEFVVDADTVIVAIGEQPDTSSIHERDGLEVSQRNTLVADPETLATSREGVFAGGDVVTGSNTVIHAMQAGRKAAESMDQYLKGESLEKRYDVTRPSRYIEPVSLTVEEIMEADRPPMPLLPVEKRKNNFREVELGFAEETAVKEAKRCLRCELSTLDGQKPFRK; from the coding sequence ATGGGGACATGCGGCCGGGCGGCTGGGGCGCTGAAGGTCTATGATCTCCTGTCGGATCTGATCAAACGGAACAAGGTGGATGCCGAGGTGACACAGACGGGCTGCATCGGGATGTGTTCTCAGGAAGTTCTGATAGACGTGCAGCTCCAGGGCAGGACGCGTGTTCTCTACGGGAACCTCAGCCCGGTCAAGGATGGGTATCGTCAGGTCATAGAGAAGATTGTGGAAGATCATCTCATGAACGGCCGGGTCTGCAAAGAGCACGCCTTCGCTCAGATCAAGCCGGTCAACGGGGAGCAGCCTTATGATGGGATCCCCTTTTATGAGGATCTATCGTTTAATTCCGCTCAGGAACGGATCGTCCTTAGAAATTGCGGATCCATGGACCCGGAGAGCATTGATGAGTATATCACTCGAGACGGATACCGGGCATTGACCCGCGTCCTGAAAGAGATGACTCCCGAAGGGGTGGTGGATGAGGTCAAACGTTCCGGGCTTCGGGGCAGAGGCGGCGCCGGATTTCCCACGGGCTTGAAATGGGGTTTCGCCGCTATGGCCAAAGGCGACGTGAAGTACATGATCTGTAATGCCGATGAGGGAGACCCCGGCGCCTTCATGGACCGATCGGTCCTGGAGGGGGATCCCCATTCCGTACTGGAAGGGATGGTGATCGGCGGATACGCGATGGGCGCCCATACCGGGTATATTTACGTCCGCGCCGAATATCCCCTGGCCGTGAAACGCCTGAAGATCGCCATTGCCCAGGCCGAGGAGCGGGGCTTCCTCGGCAGGAATATCCTGGGGTCCGGATTTGACTTTGAGATCCATATCAAGCAGGGGGCCGGCGCCTTTGTCTGCGGTGAGGAGACGGCCCTGATCGCCTCCATCGAAGGGAAGAGGGGGATGCCCCGGCCCAAGCCGCCCTTTCCTGCCAACCAGGGTCTCTGGGGGAAACCTACCAATATCAACAATGTGGAGACCCTGGCCAACATCGCCCCCATTATCCTCCGCGGCGGAGAGTGGTATGCGGGATTCGGCGCCGAGAAGAGCAAGGGGACCAAGGTCTTCGCCCTGGCCGGCAAGATCAATAAGCCGGGCCTGATCGAGGTCCCTATGGGGACGTCTCTACGCAGCATCATCTACGATATCGGCGGCGGATGCCCCCAGGGGAAAAAATTCAAGGCCGTGCAGACCGGCGGGCCTTCGGGCGGGTGTATCCCCGCCTCCCTGATTGATACGTCGGTCGATTACGAATCTCTGGTCAAGCTGGGAACCATTATGGGATCCGGCGGCATGGTGATCATGGATGAGGGGACCTGCATGGTGGAGATGGCGCGGTATTTCCTGCACTTCACCCAGGATGAATCCTGCGGCAAGTGCGTCCCCTGCCGCATCGGGACCAAGAGGATGCTGGAGATCCTGGAGAGGATCGTCAACGGCAAGGGGGAGGCGGGCGACGTGGATCTCCTGAAGGACCTGGGAGAAGATATCAAGGCGGCTTCCCTCTGCGGTCTCGGCCGGACTGCGCCCAACCCCGTTCTCAGCACCATCCGGTATTTTCAGGATGAGTATGAAGCTCACATCAAGTATAAACGATGTCCTTCATTCGTCTGCAAGGAAATCATATCTTCCGCCTGCCAGCATACCTGCCCGATCGGCACAGAGGCATCGGTCTATACGGCCTTAATCGCCCATGGACGTTTTGAGGAGGCCGTTCAGATCATCAGGAAAGACAATCCGTTGGCGAGCGTCTGTGCGAGGGTTTGCCATCATCCTTGTGAACTCACGTGCAAGGCGGGTGAAGGAGGAGGAAAACCCATCGCCATCAGGGCCTTGAAACGCTTTGCCATGGACTATGCCCGCAAAAAAAAGATAAAAGCCCAAATTCCAAGGAAGGAATTAAAGAATCAGAAGGCTGCCGTGATCGGCTCCGGGCCGGCCGGGTTGACGGCGGGTTACTTCCTTGCCCTGAAAGGCTATGACGTCACGATTTTTGAGGCCAAGACTGTTGTGGGCGGCATGCTCAGAATTGCCATACCTGAATACCGCTTGCCCAAAGAAGTTTTTGGCCTCGATCTTGCTTTCATGGAAGATGCGGGGGTAAAATTCAAAACGGGCGCCGCATTGGGAAAAGATATTTCTATTGACAGCCTCTTTGAGGAAGGCTATAAGGCGATATTTATTGCGATCGGTTCCCACCAGTCGATGAAACTGGGTATTCCCGGCGAAGAGACCCAGGGCATGATTCCTTCCCTGAGGTTTCTTGAAGCAGCCAATACCGGCCGGAAGATCGAGATCGGGAAGAGGGTCGTGGTTCTCGGCGGCGGCAACTCCGCTGTGGATTCGGCCAGGACTGCACACCGCATCAAAGGGACAGAGAAGATCGCCCTCCTTTACAGAAGGACAAGGTCGGAGATGCCTGCCTATACCGAGGAGATAGAGGCGGCCCTGGAAGAAGGCGTTGAAATGCAATTTCTGACCGCACCGGTCAAGGCGCTCAGTCGGAACGGAAAGGTATGCGGTTTGGAATGCGTCCGCATGAAATTGGGGGAGCTTGATAAAAGCGGAAGGGCAAGGCCTGTTCCTATTGAAGGTTCTGAGTTCGTGGTTGATGCGGACACCGTGATCGTGGCGATCGGTGAACAACCCGACACGTCCTCCATTCATGAAAGGGACGGGCTTGAGGTCTCTCAAAGGAACACGCTCGTGGCGGATCCGGAGACCCTGGCGACGTCACGGGAAGGTGTTTTTGCCGGCGGAGACGTGGTGACAGGTTCCAATACCGTCATCCATGCCATGCAGGCCGGCAGGAAGGCGGCTGAATCCATGGATCAATATCTCAAAGGTGAGAGTCTGGAAAAAAGATATGATGTGACCAGGCCCTCTCGATATATCGAACCGGTCTCGCTTACCGTTGAGGAAATCATGGAAGCAGACCGTCCTCCGATGCCCCTGCTCCCGGTTGAGAAGAGGAAGAACAATTTCAGAGAAGTGGAGCTTGGGTTTGCCGAAGAAACGGCGGTTAAAGAGGCCAAGCGATGTCTCAGGTGCGAATTGAGCACGCTGGACGGGCAAAAGCCGTTCAGGAAATAG